The following proteins are encoded in a genomic region of Brachypodium distachyon strain Bd21 chromosome 1, Brachypodium_distachyon_v3.0, whole genome shotgun sequence:
- the LOC100836393 gene encoding transcription factor bHLH19 — protein sequence MSYQQHRLPRRTDGMDDSSLFMQWAVNTLQQEDPEAVAHDGGSENAFTSLPGLCDASASHAGSLVQEPTEAIESWAAGLDAAMDQQGGWSTSPNSGGPPEPRSISMGRGGPANNQPAMSWSFNAAAAACERGVPEMAPRRAARSSSSQGHIMAERKRRETMNQRFIELSTVIPGLKKMDKGTILTDAARYVKELEEKIKSLQASSSDRRMSIESVVLIAPDYQGSRPRPLFSAVGTPSSNQVPEIKATISENNVVVRIHCENGKGLAVRVLAEVEELHLRIVNSNVTPFSASTVIITAMAKLDEGFTINAEEIVGRLNSVLHNHS from the exons ATGTCATATCAGCAGCATAGATTGCCCAGACGGACGGACGGCATGGACGACTCGAGCCTGTTCATGCAGTGGGCTGTGAACACGCTGCAGCAGGAAGACCCAGAAGCCGTCGCCCAtgacggcggcagcgagaACGCCTTCACTTCTCTCCCTGGGCTCTGCGATGCCTCTGCTTCGCACGCGGGCTCCTTGGTCCAGGAACCTACGGAAGCAATTGAAAGCTGGGCGGCCGGCTTGGACGCGGCCATGGATCAGCAAGGCGGCTGGTCCACGTCCCCGAACTCGGGCGGGCCGCCCGAGCCCAGAAGCATCAGTatgggccgcggcggccctgCCAACAACCAGCCCGCCATGAGCTGGAGCttcaacgccgccgccgcagcttgCGAGCGCGGTGTGCCGGAGATGGCGCCAAGGAGGGCCGcccgctcgtcgtcgtcgcaggGCCACATCATGGCGGAGCGGAAGCGCCGGGAGACGATGAACCAGCGGTTCATCGAGCTCTCCACCGTCATCCCCGGCCTCAAGAAG ATGGACAAGGGGACGATCCTTACCGACGCAGCGAGATACGTCAAGGAGCTGGAAGAAAAGATCAAGTCCCtgcaggcgtccagcagcgacCGTAGGATGAGCATCGAGTCCGTGGTGCTGATCGCGCCTGACTACCAAGGCTCTCGGCCGCGGCCGTTGTTCTCTGCGGTTGGGACTCCGTCAAGCAACCAAGTGCCGGAGATCAAAGCGACAATCTCGGAGAACAACGTGGTGGTGAGGATTCACTGTGAAAATGGCAAGGGACTGGCCGTGAGGGTGCTCGCCGAGGTCGAGGAGCTGCACCTCCGCATCGTCAACAGTAATGTCACGCCCTTCTCGGCGTCCACCGTGATCATAACCGCCATGGCAAAG
- the LOC100842305 gene encoding glycine-rich RNA-binding protein blt801 codes for MAEVEYRCFVGGLAWATDDRGLQDAFSSFGEIIDSKIINDRETGRSRGFGFVTFASEQSMRDAIEGMNGKDLDGRNITVNEAQSRGGGGGRGGGGGGGYGGRREGGGGGYGGGGGGYGGGGGGGYGQRQGGGGYGGGGGYGGGGGGYGGSRGGSGGGNWRE; via the exons ATGGCGGAAGTTGAGTACCGTTGCTTCGTGGGCGGCCTCGCCTGGGCTACCGACGACCGTGGTCTCCAGGatgccttctcctccttcggCGAGATCATCGACTCCAAG ATCATCAACGACAGGGAGACTGGCCGTTCCCGCGGGTTCGGCTTCGTCACCTTCGCCAGCGAGCAGTCGATGCGCGACGCCATCGAGGGCATGAACGGCAAGGACCTGGATGGCCGCAACATCACCGTCAACGAAGCGCAGTcccgtggtggcggcggcggtcgtggcggaggaggcggcggcggctacggcGGGCGAcgtgagggcggcggcggcggctacggcggcggcggcggcggctacggtggtggcggcggtggcggctatGGCCAGCGtcaaggtggcggcggctatggtggcggcggcggctacggtggtggcggcggcggctacggtGGCAGCCGTGgaggctccggcggcggcaactgGAGGGAGTGA